The bacterium genomic sequence CCTGCCAACCTGCCCTCGCCGATGCCCGGAACGTCCAGCAGGTCCTCCATCGTCATGAAAGGGCCATGGGACTCGCGGTGGGCGACGATGCGCAGCGCCAGCACCTCCCCCACCCCCGGAATGGCCGTCAGATCCTCATGACCCGCCCGGTTCAGATCCACCGGAAAGCCCGATCCCGCGCCGCCCGACGGCGGAACCCCCGCGCCCGTCCGGTCGCCGGCCCAGGGGATATCGAGGTGCATGCCGTCCTGCACCGGCGCAGCCAGGTTGACGAGGCGAAGCTCCGAGCCGGGCAGGGCGCCACCCACCCCGGCGATGGCATCTGCCACCCGGCTTCCTTCGGGCAACACCACCAATCCCGGCGCTGCCACCGCACCCGAGACATGGACGGTTGCCGTAGCCGGGGCGGTCCCGATTGCGGACACGGGTACGACCACCACCTCGGGGGACGGCCGGGACTCCGGCGGGGGAACATGGGGACGGTTCCAGACGGCGAACCCGGTAACGATCGCCAGCGCGCCGCCCAGGACCAGCAGGGCGCCCCGGCGCGACACCGGCATGCCCGGCGCCCCGGCGGGCACCCCATGGCCGGATGGCGTCTCGGATATGGCAGCCTCCTTCGCCCGCGCCGTTGTACTTGTACCGGCGGACAGGGCGGTTGGGAAGCCCTCTTCCTGCCGGAGGAGGTGCGGAGTGCGGAGGTGTACGAGCCGGTGGCGATTACCCTCCCTACGGTCTCTACAGGTGACTCGTGCTCGAACTTGACGGCTTGACCAAGCGCTACGGCGAGGTGGTTGCCCTGGACGACTGCGGCTTCTCGGTCAGGCCCGGGCGGATAGTCGGTTTCCTGGGCCCCAACGGCGCCGGTAAGACCAGCGCCATGCGCGCCGTCTTCGGCCTGCTCCGCCTCGATGGGGGCACCGTGACCTGGATGGGTCGGTCCGTCACCCACGACGCTCGCCGGCGGTTCGGATACATGCCGGAGATGCGGGGCCTGTACCCCCGCATGCCGGTGCGCCGCCAGGTGATCTACTTCGCGCGCCTCCACGGGCTCGGCAACGCAGCCGCCGCCCGCGCCGCCGACCGGTGGATCGCCAGGATCGGGCTCGAGGAGCGGACCGAATCCCGGATCG encodes the following:
- a CDS encoding helix-hairpin-helix domain-containing protein, with the translated sequence MPVSRRGALLVLGGALAIVTGFAVWNRPHVPPPESRPSPEVVVVPVSAIGTAPATATVHVSGAVAAPGLVVLPEGSRVADAIAGVGGALPGSELRLVNLAAPVQDGMHLDIPWAGDRTGAGVPPSGGAGSGFPVDLNRAGHEDLTAIPGVGEVLALRIVAHRESHGPFMTMEDLLDVPGIGEGRLAGMRDYVEVGR